A stretch of the Cyprinus carpio isolate SPL01 chromosome B4, ASM1834038v1, whole genome shotgun sequence genome encodes the following:
- the LOC109103032 gene encoding CMRF35-like molecule 8 isoform X3, producing MKMKTFHVLWIWIFLSGFGDSATDGTDIHGYFGKGRYTLKDSGEGTFTVNITDLQESDSGIYWCGVDRSVKDTYQKVILTVSKDPSESITTSTQPYKDIQTSTDSHTITPAAHSESPSVTASKTTRYPSPDDITLSPSITASVNTTVYILYAVGGLLIAVIIFAVGLVTVHQYRKKIKTSESLTGFTLPNQSKDDQDDGVYENNPPKTKSTQMKPINMTMTRQVQKSQEYAVYENSHELYGNL from the exons ATGAAGATGAAGACCTTCCATGTGCTTTGGATCTGGATCTTTCTGTCag GATTTGGGGATTCAGCCACAGATGGAACTGATATACATGGATATTTTGGAAAAG GAAGATACACACTGAAGGACTCTGGAGAAGGAACCTTCACTGTGAACATCACTGATCTACAGGAGTCAGACTCTGGGATTTACTGGTGTGGAGTGGACAGATCTGTTAAAGACACATATCAGAAAGTCATCCTGACGGTATCTAAAG ATCCAAGCGAAAGCATAACTACATCCACACAACCGTACAAAGACATACAAACATCCACGGATTCACACACAATTACACCAGCAGCACATTCAGAATCGCCATCTGTCACAGCAAGCAAAACCACCAGATATCCAAGCCCTGATGACATCACACTCTCACCCTCAATAACAG CATCTGTGAACACtacagtatatatactatatgctGTCGGTGGTCTTCTCATAGCAGTAATCATATTTGCAGTTGGACTGGTCACTGTTCATCAGTAcaggaaaaaaatcaagacaTCAGAAA GCTTGACAGGCTTCACGCTGCCCAATCAAAGCAAAGATGACCAG GATGACGGTGTATATGAGAATAATCCTCCTAAAACAAAAAGCACACAGATGAAACCTATCAACATGACTATGACCAGACAAGTGCAGAAGAGCCAAGAATATGCAGTCTACGAGAACTCACATGAACTTTATGGAAATCTCTGA
- the LOC109091185 gene encoding adhesion G protein-coupled receptor E1-like, translated as MENLLKPDFFNASNDMIKTMMSAVISATLPKTTNTKLTKPVNFTLRHIRSDSLMELLNLVCVIVLVFFSLALLTFALSVPEPHKASAGVLCAVISGLLHFLFLSGFVWMFIEAVLLFICVKNLSQISSKKREVLSSGFLCVIGYLVALVVVCVSVGLVPEGYGSEDCWLKQDKGFIWSFLGPVCVILALNTILFIKIVITLNSTLKKLNAEVSQMKQTKIMVFKTLAQCVVLGCSWILGFFTNGSKVLEILFLILNSQQGTFIFLIYCVFNNEVRQQYRKFFRCLCCGRKQH; from the exons ATGGAGAATCTACTGAAGCCAGACTTTTTCAACGCATCCAATGACATGATTAAAACCATGATGTCCGCTGTGATCTCAGCTACTCTTCCCAAAACCACCAACACTAAACTAACTAAACCAGTCAACTTCACCCTCAGACACATCAGA AGCGACTCACTGATGGAGCTGTTGAATTTGGTGTGTGTGATCGTGCTGGTGTTCTTCAGTTTGGCCCTGTTGACCTTTGCCCTTT CGGTTCCTGAGCCTCATAAGGCCTCTGCAG GTGTTTTGTGTGCCGTGATCTCAGGACTTCTacacttcctctttctctccggcTTTGTGTGGATGTTCATTGAAGCTGTGCTGCTCTTCATCTGTGTGAAGAACCTATCACAGATAAGCTCCAAAAAGAGGGAGGTGCTTAGCAGTGGATTCCTGTGTGTGATTGGATATCTGGTTGCtctggttgtggtgtgtgtgtctgtcggtCTGGTTCCTGAAGGCTACGGCAGCGAAGa TTGCTGGCTTAAACAGGATAAAGGTTTTATCTGGAGTTTTCTGGGTCCTGTTTGTGTCATACTAGCA TTAAACACAATTCTCTTCATCAAGATTGTCATCACTCTGAACTCAACTCTCAAAAAACTGAATGCTGAAGTTTCACAGATGAAACAAACCAA gatcatggtGTTTAAAACACTGGCTCAGTGTGTGGTTCTTGGTTGCTCCTGGATTCTGGGTTTCTTCACTAATGGTAGTAAGGTGCTGGAGATCCTCTTCCTGATCTTGAACTCCCAGCAGGGAACCTTCATCTTCCTGATCTACTGTGTCTTCAATAATGAG GTAAGGCAGCAGTACAGGAAGTTCTTCAGATGTCTTTGCTGTGGACGCAAACAACACTGA
- the LOC109103032 gene encoding CMRF35-like molecule 8 isoform X4 translates to MKMKNFHMLWIWIFLSGFGDSATDGTDIHGYFGKGRYTLKDSGEGTFTVNITDLQESDSGIYWCGVDRSVKDTYQKVILTVSKDPSESITTSTQPYKDIQTSTDSHTITPAAHSESPSVTASKTTRYPSPDDITLSPSITASVNTTVYILYAVGGLLIAVIIFAVGLVTVHQYRKKIKTSESLTGFTLPNQSKDDQDDGVYENNPPKTKSTQMKPINMTMTRQVQKSQEYAVYENSHELYGNL, encoded by the exons ATGAAAATGAAGAACTTCCACATGCTGTGGATCTGGATCTTTCTGTCAG GATTTGGGGATTCAGCCACAGATGGAACTGATATACATGGATATTTTGGAAAAG GAAGATACACACTGAAGGACTCTGGAGAAGGAACCTTCACTGTGAACATCACTGATCTACAGGAGTCAGACTCTGGGATTTACTGGTGTGGAGTGGACAGATCTGTTAAAGACACATATCAGAAAGTCATCCTGACGGTATCTAAAG ATCCAAGCGAAAGCATAACTACATCCACACAACCGTACAAAGACATACAAACATCCACGGATTCACACACAATTACACCAGCAGCACATTCAGAATCGCCATCTGTCACAGCAAGCAAAACCACCAGATATCCAAGCCCTGATGACATCACACTCTCACCCTCAATAACAG CATCTGTGAACACtacagtatatatactatatgctGTCGGTGGTCTTCTCATAGCAGTAATCATATTTGCAGTTGGACTGGTCACTGTTCATCAGTAcaggaaaaaaatcaagacaTCAGAAA GCTTGACAGGCTTCACGCTGCCCAATCAAAGCAAAGATGACCAG GATGACGGTGTATATGAGAATAATCCTCCTAAAACAAAAAGCACACAGATGAAACCTATCAACATGACTATGACCAGACAAGTGCAGAAGAGCCAAGAATATGCAGTCTACGAGAACTCACATGAACTTTATGGAAATCTCTGA
- the LOC109103032 gene encoding CMRF35-like molecule 9 isoform X5, with product MCFGSGSFCQDLGIQPQMELIYMDILEKSPTGRYTLKDSGEGTFTVNITDLQESDSGIYWCGVDRSVKDTYQKVILTVSKDPSESITTSTQPYKDIQTSTDSHTITPAAHSESPSVTASKTTRYPSPDDITLSPSITASVNTTVYILYAVGGLLIAVIIFAVGLVTVHQYRKKIKTSESLTGFTLPNQSKDDQDDGVYENNPPKTKSTQMKPINMTMTRQVQKSQEYAVYENSHELYGNL from the exons ATGTGCTTTGGATCTGGATCTTTCTGTCag GATTTGGGGATTCAGCCACAGATGGAACTGATATACATGGATATTTTGGAAAAG TCACCTACAGGAAGATACACACTGAAGGACTCTGGAGAAGGAACCTTCACTGTGAACATCACTGATCTACAGGAGTCAGACTCTGGGATTTACTGGTGTGGAGTGGACAGATCTGTTAAAGACACATATCAGAAAGTCATCCTGACGGTATCTAAAG ATCCAAGCGAAAGCATAACTACATCCACACAACCGTACAAAGACATACAAACATCCACGGATTCACACACAATTACACCAGCAGCACATTCAGAATCGCCATCTGTCACAGCAAGCAAAACCACCAGATATCCAAGCCCTGATGACATCACACTCTCACCCTCAATAACAG CATCTGTGAACACtacagtatatatactatatgctGTCGGTGGTCTTCTCATAGCAGTAATCATATTTGCAGTTGGACTGGTCACTGTTCATCAGTAcaggaaaaaaatcaagacaTCAGAAA GCTTGACAGGCTTCACGCTGCCCAATCAAAGCAAAGATGACCAG GATGACGGTGTATATGAGAATAATCCTCCTAAAACAAAAAGCACACAGATGAAACCTATCAACATGACTATGACCAGACAAGTGCAGAAGAGCCAAGAATATGCAGTCTACGAGAACTCACATGAACTTTATGGAAATCTCTGA
- the LOC109103032 gene encoding CMRF35-like molecule 5 isoform X2, translating to MKMKNFHMLWIWIFLSGFGDSATDGTDIHGYFGKGATIICSYSWASTNIKYFCRDPCGDSKDILVKSDQSPTGRYTLKDSGEGTFTVNITDLQESDSGIYWCGVDRSVKDTYQKVILTVSKDPSESITTSTQPYKDIQTSTDSHTITPAAHSESPSVTASKTTRYPSPDDITLSPSITASVNTTVYILYAVGGLLIAVIIFAVGLVTVHQYRKKIKTSESLTGFTLPNQSKDDQDDGVYENNPPKTKSTQMKPINMTMTRQVQKSQEYAVYENSHELYGNL from the exons ATGAAAATGAAGAACTTCCACATGCTGTGGATCTGGATCTTTCTGTCAG GATTTGGGGATTCAGCCACAGATGGAACTGATATACATGGATATTTTGGAAAAGGTGCTACAATTATATGTTCCTACAGCTGGGCTTCAACCAATATAAAGTATTTCTGCAGAGATCCATGTGgagacagtaaagatattttagTGAAATCTGACCAGTCACCTACAGGAAGATACACACTGAAGGACTCTGGAGAAGGAACCTTCACTGTGAACATCACTGATCTACAGGAGTCAGACTCTGGGATTTACTGGTGTGGAGTGGACAGATCTGTTAAAGACACATATCAGAAAGTCATCCTGACGGTATCTAAAG ATCCAAGCGAAAGCATAACTACATCCACACAACCGTACAAAGACATACAAACATCCACGGATTCACACACAATTACACCAGCAGCACATTCAGAATCGCCATCTGTCACAGCAAGCAAAACCACCAGATATCCAAGCCCTGATGACATCACACTCTCACCCTCAATAACAG CATCTGTGAACACtacagtatatatactatatgctGTCGGTGGTCTTCTCATAGCAGTAATCATATTTGCAGTTGGACTGGTCACTGTTCATCAGTAcaggaaaaaaatcaagacaTCAGAAA GCTTGACAGGCTTCACGCTGCCCAATCAAAGCAAAGATGACCAG GATGACGGTGTATATGAGAATAATCCTCCTAAAACAAAAAGCACACAGATGAAACCTATCAACATGACTATGACCAGACAAGTGCAGAAGAGCCAAGAATATGCAGTCTACGAGAACTCACATGAACTTTATGGAAATCTCTGA
- the LOC109103032 gene encoding CMRF35-like molecule 9 isoform X6 — MELIYMDILEKSPTGRYTLKDSGEGTFTVNITDLQESDSGIYWCGVDRSVKDTYQKVILTVSKDPSESITTSTQPYKDIQTSTDSHTITPAAHSESPSVTASKTTRYPSPDDITLSPSITASVNTTVYILYAVGGLLIAVIIFAVGLVTVHQYRKKIKTSESLTGFTLPNQSKDDQDDGVYENNPPKTKSTQMKPINMTMTRQVQKSQEYAVYENSHELYGNL, encoded by the exons ATGGAACTGATATACATGGATATTTTGGAAAAG TCACCTACAGGAAGATACACACTGAAGGACTCTGGAGAAGGAACCTTCACTGTGAACATCACTGATCTACAGGAGTCAGACTCTGGGATTTACTGGTGTGGAGTGGACAGATCTGTTAAAGACACATATCAGAAAGTCATCCTGACGGTATCTAAAG ATCCAAGCGAAAGCATAACTACATCCACACAACCGTACAAAGACATACAAACATCCACGGATTCACACACAATTACACCAGCAGCACATTCAGAATCGCCATCTGTCACAGCAAGCAAAACCACCAGATATCCAAGCCCTGATGACATCACACTCTCACCCTCAATAACAG CATCTGTGAACACtacagtatatatactatatgctGTCGGTGGTCTTCTCATAGCAGTAATCATATTTGCAGTTGGACTGGTCACTGTTCATCAGTAcaggaaaaaaatcaagacaTCAGAAA GCTTGACAGGCTTCACGCTGCCCAATCAAAGCAAAGATGACCAG GATGACGGTGTATATGAGAATAATCCTCCTAAAACAAAAAGCACACAGATGAAACCTATCAACATGACTATGACCAGACAAGTGCAGAAGAGCCAAGAATATGCAGTCTACGAGAACTCACATGAACTTTATGGAAATCTCTGA
- the LOC109103032 gene encoding CMRF35-like molecule 5 isoform X1, which produces MKMKTFHVLWIWIFLSGFGDSATDGTDIHGYFGKGATIICSYSWASTNIKYFCRDPCGDSKDILVKSDQSPTGRYTLKDSGEGTFTVNITDLQESDSGIYWCGVDRSVKDTYQKVILTVSKDPSESITTSTQPYKDIQTSTDSHTITPAAHSESPSVTASKTTRYPSPDDITLSPSITASVNTTVYILYAVGGLLIAVIIFAVGLVTVHQYRKKIKTSESLTGFTLPNQSKDDQDDGVYENNPPKTKSTQMKPINMTMTRQVQKSQEYAVYENSHELYGNL; this is translated from the exons ATGAAGATGAAGACCTTCCATGTGCTTTGGATCTGGATCTTTCTGTCag GATTTGGGGATTCAGCCACAGATGGAACTGATATACATGGATATTTTGGAAAAGGTGCTACAATTATATGTTCCTACAGCTGGGCTTCAACCAATATAAAGTATTTCTGCAGAGATCCATGTGgagacagtaaagatattttagTGAAATCTGACCAGTCACCTACAGGAAGATACACACTGAAGGACTCTGGAGAAGGAACCTTCACTGTGAACATCACTGATCTACAGGAGTCAGACTCTGGGATTTACTGGTGTGGAGTGGACAGATCTGTTAAAGACACATATCAGAAAGTCATCCTGACGGTATCTAAAG ATCCAAGCGAAAGCATAACTACATCCACACAACCGTACAAAGACATACAAACATCCACGGATTCACACACAATTACACCAGCAGCACATTCAGAATCGCCATCTGTCACAGCAAGCAAAACCACCAGATATCCAAGCCCTGATGACATCACACTCTCACCCTCAATAACAG CATCTGTGAACACtacagtatatatactatatgctGTCGGTGGTCTTCTCATAGCAGTAATCATATTTGCAGTTGGACTGGTCACTGTTCATCAGTAcaggaaaaaaatcaagacaTCAGAAA GCTTGACAGGCTTCACGCTGCCCAATCAAAGCAAAGATGACCAG GATGACGGTGTATATGAGAATAATCCTCCTAAAACAAAAAGCACACAGATGAAACCTATCAACATGACTATGACCAGACAAGTGCAGAAGAGCCAAGAATATGCAGTCTACGAGAACTCACATGAACTTTATGGAAATCTCTGA